The Paenibacillus macerans genome includes a window with the following:
- a CDS encoding AI-2E family transporter: MTFFRELFQMAGFRRALALLFVVLVLYFARSMLNMLLITFILTYLINRLHNFISRNVAKVIRINRAVTLVFIYLVMISLLGVALYYYLPVFTVELTDLVNQVMSFYANPPEFPDNTILNYVVEYLKDFDLSAYIHNGVDFLLSTLSDIGKWSLNLFVAIILSLFFLLEKEKVTNFTVKFRESRVGGLFKELEYFGKKFVQSFGKVIEVQFLIALVNCILSTIFLWIFGFPNLFALAIMIFLLGLVPVMGVIVSLVPLCAIAFKIGGVVKIIYVLVMVAVVHAVETYFLNPKFMSNKTHLPIFYTFMILLVSEHFLGVWGLIVGVPIFMFLLDIMEVPVGKTLPKRSLPKPVKEK; encoded by the coding sequence ATGACGTTTTTTAGAGAGCTTTTTCAAATGGCGGGATTCCGCAGAGCGCTGGCTCTGCTGTTTGTCGTCCTCGTGCTGTATTTTGCCCGCAGCATGCTTAATATGCTTTTGATCACTTTTATCCTCACTTATTTGATCAATCGGCTGCACAATTTTATCAGCCGCAACGTGGCGAAGGTCATCCGCATCAATCGGGCCGTGACCCTGGTGTTCATTTATCTTGTCATGATCTCGCTTTTGGGCGTCGCGCTTTACTACTATTTGCCGGTGTTTACCGTGGAACTGACAGATCTGGTCAACCAGGTCATGTCCTTTTATGCGAACCCGCCCGAATTTCCGGATAACACCATCCTGAATTACGTAGTGGAGTACTTGAAGGATTTCGATTTGTCCGCTTACATCCATAACGGGGTCGATTTCCTGCTCAGCACGTTGTCGGACATCGGCAAATGGAGCCTGAATTTGTTTGTCGCGATCATCCTCAGCTTATTCTTCCTGCTGGAAAAGGAAAAAGTAACGAACTTTACGGTGAAATTCCGGGAGAGCCGTGTGGGCGGCCTATTTAAGGAACTGGAGTATTTCGGCAAAAAATTCGTGCAGTCCTTCGGGAAAGTGATCGAAGTGCAATTTTTGATCGCCCTCGTCAACTGCATCCTATCGACCATATTTTTGTGGATTTTCGGATTCCCGAATTTGTTCGCCTTGGCGATTATGATCTTCTTGCTCGGTCTGGTCCCGGTTATGGGCGTGATCGTATCGCTGGTTCCGCTGTGCGCGATCGCCTTTAAAATCGGCGGTGTGGTCAAAATCATCTACGTACTCGTGATGGTGGCCGTGGTGCATGCGGTGGAAACGTATTTCCTCAATCCAAAATTCATGTCCAACAAAACGCATCTGCCGATTTTTTACACGTTTATGATTTTGCTCGTTTCCGAGCACTTTCTGGGCGTATGGGGGTTGATTGTCGGGGTGCCGATTTTCATGTTCCTGCTCGATATTATGGAAGTGCCGGTCGGAAAAACGCTGCCTAAGCGAAGCCTGCCGAAACCGGTCAAGGAAAAGTAA
- a CDS encoding FUSC family protein, whose translation MTFGPRMLKTGIAVTLALYAGVLLNLSSPVIAAVAAIFAMQPTIYRSWRYLIDQLQTNTLGAVLAMLGGMLFSNEPIAVGLICVLVIMICLKLKMGDTIGLTLVTVVSVMEASGQWEFALNRFALSMIGILSAFIINILVLPPKPKVQFERQVRETFDQLSLLLRTAISDEMKETVFRSEKRTLEDTIGSLSDKYKLMEEEKKKLRKPKFSDNRQLVVYKQMLSALRKGFEVLNAVDQHYFQAVRSPELNREFDEHLEKLTKFHEHIMLKFDDKLKPNYGEAMQFEQENDAFLRRMLDRYAAERTGVLRLSIVSAEMYEYGHQLERLNRLADHAGAAAGE comes from the coding sequence GTGACATTTGGTCCAAGAATGCTCAAAACGGGCATTGCCGTAACGCTGGCTTTATATGCCGGCGTGCTGCTGAATCTGTCTTCCCCCGTCATCGCGGCGGTTGCGGCGATTTTTGCGATGCAGCCGACGATTTACCGTTCCTGGCGCTATTTGATCGACCAACTGCAAACGAATACGCTGGGCGCCGTTTTGGCGATGCTGGGCGGAATGCTGTTTTCCAATGAACCGATCGCCGTCGGATTAATCTGTGTTCTGGTCATCATGATCTGCTTGAAGCTCAAAATGGGGGATACGATAGGCTTGACGCTGGTTACGGTCGTATCGGTGATGGAAGCTTCAGGGCAGTGGGAGTTTGCGCTAAACCGTTTTGCGCTGAGTATGATCGGCATCCTGTCCGCGTTTATCATTAACATTCTTGTTCTCCCGCCCAAACCGAAGGTACAGTTCGAGCGGCAGGTCCGGGAGACGTTCGACCAGCTGTCGCTGCTGCTGCGGACGGCGATTTCCGACGAGATGAAGGAGACGGTGTTCCGCAGCGAAAAAAGAACGCTGGAGGATACGATAGGTTCGCTGTCGGACAAGTACAAGCTGATGGAAGAGGAGAAAAAGAAGCTGCGCAAGCCGAAGTTCAGCGACAATCGCCAACTCGTCGTCTACAAACAGATGCTCAGCGCCCTGCGCAAGGGCTTCGAGGTGCTGAATGCGGTGGACCAGCATTATTTTCAGGCGGTCCGTTCCCCGGAGCTGAACCGGGAATTCGATGAGCACTTGGAGAAGCTAACCAAGTTCCACGAGCATATCATGCTGAAATTCGATGACAAACTGAAGCCCAATTACGGGGAGGCCATGCAGTTCGAACAGGAAAACGACGCGTTTTTGCGGCGGATGCTGGACAGGTACGCGGCGGAGCGGACCGGGGTATTGCGGTTGTCGATCGTATCGGCGGAAATGTACGAATACGGCCATCAGCTGGAGAGGCTGAACAGGCTGGCGGACCATGCCGGCGCGGCCGCGGGGGAGTAA
- the helD gene encoding RNA polymerase recycling motor HelD: MDNKDQAWLEEQRRIEYVADQIDARIRKLEREVGSVRGDVVAMRKDFWDEVTVNFSEADDVGETSTSLRQQSQVLAEREKSHLHASTMLGKMKRLKESPYFGRIDFAEAGEAAAEAIYLGIASLLEDGDETFLVYDWRAPISNLYYDSVPGPASYETPSGTISGEMKLKRQFVIRGRELRLMFDTGVTIGDELLQQVLGRSSDAQMKSIVATIQREQNRIIRNDRSRMLIVQGAAGSGKTSAALQRVAYLLYKHRDVLQADQMILFSPNPMFNSYVSTVLPELGEENMQQTTFQEYLEHRLGRDFQLEDPFVQIEYVLSAREDEAYQARIDAIRFKSSVQYLEAIARYKELLEKKAMKFKPLRFQGREVIGAEAIAAQFYGYDPAIRLGNRCELLKEWLLKELAAFGKNELNQPWVEEQIQLLDTEDYQRAYQRMRRKNQGKGDSFSDYEDEKTILAKMVVSDRLKPLRKWVKSLRFVDVTRLYTQLFSDVSLFREVHPGALPERWDEICSQTLRKIAEGELFYEDITPLLYLKELLLGFRSNTSIRHVIIDEAQDYSAFQLFFLKRLFPRAKITALGDFNQAIYAHGSVLQESGLLVDLYGPEETEVISLTRSYRSTKEIVEFTRGMVPGGEHIVPFNRSGERPRVTVLDTREGLLRAIAEELKRLAEEGYESVAVICKTAEQSAEVQRALEPLLPAPPKLVKKTTLGFEKGVQVIPAYLAKGVEFDAVLIYDASAGQYSRESERKLFYTACTRAMHLLYIYSLGEPSPFVTGQDAALYVSERQPV, encoded by the coding sequence TTGGACAATAAAGACCAGGCTTGGCTTGAAGAGCAGCGCCGCATAGAATATGTCGCCGATCAAATCGACGCCAGAATCCGCAAACTGGAGCGGGAGGTCGGTTCGGTTCGCGGGGATGTCGTTGCCATGCGCAAAGATTTTTGGGATGAAGTGACCGTCAATTTCAGCGAGGCCGATGATGTGGGGGAAACGTCCACGAGCTTGCGGCAGCAATCCCAGGTGCTCGCGGAGCGGGAAAAAAGCCACCTGCACGCTTCCACCATGCTCGGAAAAATGAAGCGGCTGAAAGAGTCGCCTTATTTCGGCCGCATCGATTTCGCCGAAGCAGGAGAAGCCGCGGCCGAGGCGATCTATTTGGGCATTGCCTCCCTGCTGGAAGACGGAGACGAGACATTTCTCGTTTACGATTGGCGGGCGCCGATCTCCAACCTGTATTATGACAGCGTGCCCGGGCCGGCTTCTTATGAAACCCCGTCGGGGACCATATCGGGCGAGATGAAGCTTAAACGGCAGTTCGTCATCCGCGGACGCGAACTGAGGCTTATGTTCGACACGGGCGTGACGATCGGGGACGAGCTGCTGCAGCAGGTGCTTGGGCGCAGCTCCGACGCGCAGATGAAAAGCATCGTGGCCACGATCCAGCGGGAGCAGAACCGCATCATCCGCAACGATCGCAGCCGGATGCTGATCGTGCAGGGAGCCGCGGGCAGCGGCAAAACGTCGGCGGCCTTGCAGCGCGTCGCTTATTTGCTGTATAAGCACCGCGACGTGCTGCAGGCGGATCAGATGATTTTGTTTTCTCCAAATCCGATGTTTAACAGCTATGTATCGACGGTACTGCCCGAGCTTGGGGAAGAGAACATGCAGCAAACGACGTTCCAGGAATACCTCGAGCACCGGCTGGGCCGGGATTTCCAGCTTGAGGATCCGTTCGTCCAGATCGAATATGTCTTGTCCGCGAGGGAAGACGAGGCTTATCAAGCGCGGATCGACGCCATCCGCTTCAAATCGTCCGTTCAATACCTGGAGGCGATTGCCCGCTACAAAGAGCTGCTGGAGAAGAAGGCGATGAAGTTCAAGCCGCTGCGGTTTCAAGGGCGCGAGGTGATCGGCGCGGAGGCGATCGCCGCGCAATTTTACGGTTACGATCCGGCGATCCGGCTCGGCAACCGCTGCGAACTGCTGAAGGAGTGGCTGCTTAAAGAACTGGCCGCTTTCGGCAAAAACGAGCTGAACCAGCCGTGGGTCGAGGAGCAGATTCAACTTCTCGACACCGAGGATTACCAGCGCGCTTACCAGCGGATGCGCCGCAAAAATCAGGGGAAGGGAGATTCCTTCAGCGACTACGAGGACGAAAAAACGATCTTGGCCAAAATGGTCGTGAGCGACCGGCTCAAGCCGCTGCGGAAATGGGTGAAATCGCTGCGCTTCGTCGATGTGACCCGGCTGTACACGCAGCTGTTCAGCGACGTTTCCTTGTTCCGCGAAGTGCATCCGGGAGCTTTGCCGGAGCGCTGGGATGAGATTTGTTCCCAGACGCTGCGGAAAATCGCCGAAGGGGAGCTGTTTTACGAGGACATCACGCCGCTATTGTATCTGAAGGAGCTGCTCCTGGGCTTCAGATCCAATACGTCCATCCGCCATGTCATCATCGACGAGGCCCAGGATTATTCGGCATTTCAGCTGTTTTTCCTGAAGCGGCTGTTCCCGCGGGCCAAGATCACGGCTTTGGGCGATTTCAACCAGGCGATCTACGCGCACGGCTCCGTGCTGCAGGAATCCGGCCTTTTGGTGGACCTGTACGGTCCAGAGGAAACCGAGGTCATTTCGCTGACGCGCAGCTACCGTTCCACCAAGGAGATCGTCGAATTTACGCGGGGCATGGTTCCGGGCGGAGAGCACATCGTTCCATTTAACCGGAGCGGGGAGCGTCCGCGCGTAACGGTTCTGGACACCCGGGAAGGGCTGCTCCGGGCTATAGCGGAGGAATTGAAACGCCTGGCGGAAGAAGGATACGAGTCGGTGGCGGTCATTTGCAAAACGGCCGAGCAGAGCGCGGAGGTCCAGCGGGCGCTGGAGCCGCTGTTGCCCGCGCCGCCGAAGCTGGTGAAGAAGACGACGCTCGGTTTTGAAAAAGGGGTGCAGGTAATCCCCGCCTATTTGGCCAAAGGGGTCGAATTCGACGCCGTACTGATCTATGACGCGTCGGCGGGCCAGTATTCCCGGGAGAGCGAGCGGAAGCTGTTCTATACGGCCTGTACGCGGGCGATGCACCTTCTATATATCTACTCGCTTGGCGAGCCCAGCCCGTTTGTTACCGGCCAGGACGCCGCCCTTTACGTGAGCGAGCGGCAGCCTGTCTGA
- the uxaC gene encoding glucuronate isomerase: MVKKFMDENFLLSTETAVRLYHDWAKDMPIIDYHCHLSPQEIYENKQFANITEAWLYGDHYKWRVMRANGVDEECITGAASDYDKFLAWARTVPTLIGNPLYHWTHLELQRFFGVYELLSEETAPLIWEKVNRQLQGEGFGARDFITKSKVAVVCTTDDPADSLEYHFKIRELAGFETAVLPSFRPDKALEIKRATFLPWIEKLSGVSGETIADYDQLLKALEARIRFFHSAGGRVSDHAIDVLAYKDATRGEAAAIFAKALRGEEVTAEEEAMYKSHTLRYMSKLYAELGWAMQLHIHALRNNNTRMFNRLGPDTGYDSINDGAIAKPLAALLDGLEREGALPKTILYSLNPNDYPVLASVMGSFQESGVPGKMQFGTAWWFNDHIDGMTEQMKTLANLGVLSAFVGMLTDSRSFLSYTRHEYFRRLLCAVLGNWVEQGEAPDDMKLLGKMVQNICYENAKRYFAFPAMATFPG, encoded by the coding sequence GTGGTAAAGAAATTTATGGACGAGAACTTTCTTCTCTCCACCGAAACAGCCGTACGGTTATACCACGATTGGGCCAAGGACATGCCGATTATCGATTACCATTGCCACTTGAGTCCCCAGGAAATTTATGAGAACAAACAGTTTGCCAACATTACCGAGGCCTGGCTTTATGGCGACCATTACAAATGGAGGGTAATGCGCGCAAACGGCGTGGACGAAGAGTGTATCACCGGCGCGGCCAGCGATTACGATAAGTTTTTGGCCTGGGCCCGCACCGTGCCGACCTTGATCGGCAACCCTTTGTATCATTGGACGCATCTGGAGCTGCAGCGCTTTTTCGGGGTATACGAGCTGCTGAGTGAAGAGACGGCTCCGCTGATTTGGGAGAAAGTAAACCGTCAACTGCAAGGCGAAGGGTTCGGCGCTCGGGACTTCATTACGAAATCGAAGGTGGCTGTCGTCTGCACCACGGACGATCCGGCGGATTCGCTGGAATACCATTTCAAGATCCGCGAGCTTGCCGGTTTTGAAACCGCTGTACTGCCAAGTTTCCGTCCGGATAAAGCGCTGGAGATCAAACGCGCGACGTTCCTCCCGTGGATCGAAAAGCTGTCCGGCGTAAGCGGAGAAACCATCGCCGATTACGACCAGTTGCTTAAAGCGCTGGAAGCGCGTATCCGCTTCTTTCATTCGGCCGGGGGCCGGGTATCCGACCACGCGATCGATGTGCTTGCGTATAAGGATGCGACGCGCGGAGAAGCCGCCGCTATATTTGCCAAGGCGCTCCGCGGGGAAGAGGTTACGGCCGAAGAGGAAGCGATGTACAAATCGCACACCCTCCGCTATATGAGCAAGCTTTATGCGGAGCTCGGCTGGGCGATGCAGCTGCACATTCACGCCCTGCGCAACAATAATACGAGGATGTTTAACCGTCTGGGACCGGATACGGGATACGATTCCATCAATGACGGGGCGATTGCCAAGCCGCTCGCGGCGTTGCTCGACGGACTCGAGCGCGAAGGCGCGCTTCCCAAGACGATTCTTTATTCTCTGAATCCGAACGATTACCCGGTTCTCGCCAGTGTGATGGGGAGCTTCCAGGAATCCGGCGTTCCCGGTAAAATGCAGTTTGGAACAGCATGGTGGTTCAACGATCATATCGACGGAATGACCGAGCAGATGAAGACGCTGGCGAATTTGGGCGTATTGTCCGCCTTTGTCGGAATGCTTACAGACTCGCGCAGTTTTCTGTCGTATACTCGGCATGAGTACTTCCGCAGATTGCTGTGCGCGGTGCTCGGAAACTGGGTGGAGCAGGGAGAAGCGCCGGATGATATGAAGCTGCTCGGCAAAATGGTGCAAAATATTTGCTATGAAAACGCCAAACGCTATTTTGCTTTTCCGGCCATGGCGACGTTCCCGGGTTAA
- a CDS encoding MFS transporter gives MGVAVAEQAETLNNTGSPNRGIGLKEKISYGLGDFGNGFMFDLGQLYLLKYFTDVAGISSQAAAGIFLVSKLFAAFVDPIVGSSIDYRKKIGPRGKFRPFLLYGSFVLAVLTVLTFISPGLSSGGNLIYAYASYMIWGIGYSFVNIPYGSLGAAITQDTKERASLSSFRQAGSLGALFVTSVVVMPLIVRFPNEKIGYPVVMGLMSVIGVIAFFFCYRGTKERIVKQAAPQEKLTFMTIVRTFISNKPLLVLVLMTIFTISAYNLKSAMLVYFAEYNLGNVELMAYMNFIIIGSSFIGVLFLPKLVAKFGKKKTALIGMAVSVAADLLNFFMPSNVVVFTVLASIAFIGISIPNGVTWAFVSDIIDYGEWVSGERKEGTTYSLFNFSRKLAQSLSGFLSGIGLWLVGYVPNVAQKAGTLVGIKGLLLLYPAVALTLAALVIGYMYKLTDKKHEQIVQELQAAGK, from the coding sequence ATGGGAGTGGCTGTTGCTGAACAAGCGGAAACCCTGAACAACACGGGGAGCCCTAATCGGGGTATTGGATTAAAAGAGAAGATTTCCTACGGTTTGGGCGACTTTGGAAACGGATTCATGTTTGACCTTGGACAATTGTATTTGTTGAAATACTTTACCGACGTCGCGGGGATTTCCTCGCAAGCGGCGGCGGGCATCTTTCTGGTGAGCAAATTATTTGCCGCTTTTGTCGATCCGATCGTCGGCTCTTCCATCGATTACCGCAAAAAAATCGGCCCCCGGGGCAAATTCAGACCGTTTTTGCTGTACGGTAGCTTCGTGCTCGCCGTGCTGACGGTTCTGACGTTTATTAGCCCGGGACTTTCTTCCGGCGGCAATTTGATTTACGCTTACGCCTCTTATATGATCTGGGGCATCGGCTATTCTTTCGTAAATATTCCTTACGGTTCTTTGGGGGCGGCCATTACGCAGGACACCAAAGAACGGGCGTCGCTGTCTTCCTTCCGGCAGGCCGGCTCGCTGGGCGCGTTGTTTGTGACGAGCGTTGTCGTCATGCCGCTGATCGTCCGCTTCCCGAACGAAAAAATCGGGTATCCGGTCGTGATGGGACTGATGTCCGTCATCGGAGTCATTGCCTTCTTCTTTTGCTACCGCGGAACCAAGGAGCGGATCGTAAAGCAGGCGGCTCCGCAGGAAAAACTGACCTTCATGACGATCGTCCGCACCTTCATCTCCAATAAACCGCTGCTGGTTTTGGTGCTGATGACGATTTTTACGATTTCCGCCTACAACTTGAAATCGGCGATGCTGGTGTATTTCGCGGAATATAACCTGGGCAATGTGGAACTCATGGCTTATATGAACTTCATCATCATCGGTTCTTCTTTTATCGGCGTGCTTTTCCTGCCTAAGCTGGTCGCTAAATTCGGCAAGAAGAAAACGGCTTTGATCGGGATGGCCGTCAGCGTTGCCGCCGATCTGCTGAACTTCTTTATGCCGTCCAATGTGGTGGTTTTTACGGTGCTCGCAAGCATAGCTTTTATCGGCATCAGCATTCCGAACGGCGTAACCTGGGCCTTCGTCTCCGACATTATCGATTACGGGGAATGGGTGTCCGGCGAACGCAAAGAGGGAACGACCTACTCGCTGTTTAACTTCTCGCGGAAGCTGGCGCAGTCGCTGTCCGGATTCCTTTCCGGGATCGGTCTCTGGCTGGTGGGGTATGTCCCCAATGTGGCCCAGAAGGCGGGCACTTTAGTCGGCATCAAGGGACTGCTGCTGCTCTATCCGGCGGTGGCTTTAACGCTGGCGGCGCTGGTCATCGGTTACATGTATAAACTGACGGACAAAAAACACGAGCAGATCGTACAGGAGCTGCAAGCGGCCGGCAAATAA
- a CDS encoding LacI family DNA-binding transcriptional regulator — protein MTVTIKDLAKLANVSHTTVSRALNNSPFIKEETKRKIMELAAQMNYTPNVNAKSLVMQRSYTIGLFFTSLKRGTSSSFFADAMSGVNQVIDVEYNLFTRGIEDYADYASIHRKRFDGIIVMSQSESDNAFIYHVLQQEIPLVVLNRQVADSRIINILSDDKEGAYAAGKHLIAAGHTRIAMIEGVEGFKSTQQRREGLLNALIDSGIPIVGDYFVHGRYDMESGFQAMLDLLKLEQPPTAVFCANDDMAIGAMKAAFERGKRVPEDISVIGFDDIEFAQFTTPSLTTIKRPIEEISAEGARKLLRLIDDPSAAGETLFLKTELMRRNSTAKPAGLEAI, from the coding sequence ATGACAGTAACGATTAAAGATCTCGCCAAGCTGGCGAACGTATCCCATACAACGGTATCCCGGGCTTTGAACAACAGCCCGTTCATCAAGGAAGAAACGAAACGTAAAATAATGGAACTCGCGGCGCAAATGAACTATACGCCAAACGTCAACGCCAAAAGCCTGGTGATGCAGAGGTCGTACACGATCGGCCTGTTTTTTACCAGTTTAAAAAGAGGGACCTCCTCGAGCTTTTTTGCCGACGCGATGAGCGGCGTCAATCAGGTGATCGATGTCGAATACAATTTGTTTACGCGCGGCATCGAAGATTACGCGGATTATGCCTCGATCCACCGCAAACGGTTTGACGGCATTATCGTGATGAGTCAAAGCGAGTCGGACAACGCGTTTATTTACCATGTGCTGCAGCAGGAGATTCCGCTCGTGGTCCTGAACCGCCAAGTGGCGGATTCGCGGATTATCAATATTTTGTCGGATGACAAGGAAGGGGCGTACGCGGCGGGAAAACATCTGATCGCCGCAGGCCATACGCGCATCGCCATGATCGAAGGAGTCGAGGGATTCAAGTCGACGCAGCAAAGAAGGGAAGGACTGCTGAATGCGCTGATCGACAGCGGCATTCCGATCGTCGGCGATTATTTTGTGCATGGGCGTTATGATATGGAAAGCGGGTTCCAGGCCATGCTGGATTTGCTTAAGCTCGAGCAGCCTCCCACCGCCGTGTTCTGCGCCAATGACGATATGGCGATCGGGGCGATGAAAGCCGCGTTTGAGCGGGGAAAAAGAGTGCCGGAGGACATCTCGGTGATCGGCTTTGACGATATTGAGTTTGCGCAGTTCACCACGCCGTCGCTGACCACCATTAAACGGCCGATCGAAGAGATCAGCGCCGAGGGCGCGCGTAAGCTGCTTCGGCTGATCGACGATCCGTCGGCCGCGGGAGAGACGCTGTTCCTGAAGACGGAGCTGATGCGGCGGAATTCCACCGCTAAGCCGGCTGGGCTGGAGGCGATTTAA
- a CDS encoding tagaturonate reductase: protein MNRLTQAMAPGRAVRPAKVLQFGEGNFLRAFVDWQIDIMNKKTGFNGNVVIVQPLPAGLAEALNEQDGLYTVYLEGMKEGRPVREHSLIESVARGINPYSEYEAYAKLAENPDLRFIISNTTEAGIAFAPADRLEDQPQSSYPGKLTALLHRRYQYFGGDRSKGFIIIPCELIDRNGDELKAIVLKYAELWNLGADFVNWLHEANTFCCSLVDRIVPGYPKERIGEITEELGYEDRFVVVGEQFHLWVIEGPQWIKEEFPAELAGLQVLVVDDMTPYRTRKVRILNGAHTALTPVAYLYGLDTVGESVDHPVVGKFVESLIYDEIIPTLELPKEELQSFAAAVLERFRNPFVRHYLMSIALNSVSKFKTRDLPTLLTYSKEQGKLPRKLTFAFAALLAFYKGKRGGEPIELADDRDVLDQFAALWRVCDGSREAVRRLVAEVLASKERWGMDLNEVNGLAGQLAEDLYHIESAGMVRALEDLLGASAGAEQ, encoded by the coding sequence ATGAATCGATTAACGCAAGCTATGGCGCCGGGGCGCGCTGTTCGTCCGGCGAAAGTGCTGCAGTTTGGGGAAGGCAACTTTTTGCGGGCTTTTGTCGATTGGCAGATCGATATCATGAACAAGAAAACCGGTTTTAACGGAAACGTAGTAATCGTCCAACCTCTGCCGGCCGGGCTGGCCGAGGCGCTGAACGAGCAGGACGGACTTTATACCGTTTATCTGGAAGGGATGAAGGAGGGACGCCCTGTCCGGGAGCATTCATTGATCGAGTCGGTGGCCCGGGGCATCAATCCCTACAGCGAATACGAGGCTTATGCCAAACTGGCGGAAAATCCCGATCTGCGCTTTATTATCTCCAATACGACGGAGGCGGGGATCGCTTTTGCCCCGGCGGACCGGCTGGAGGATCAGCCGCAATCCAGCTATCCCGGCAAATTGACCGCGTTGTTGCACCGCCGTTACCAATACTTTGGCGGCGACCGGTCCAAAGGCTTCATTATCATTCCTTGCGAACTTATCGACCGCAACGGCGATGAGCTGAAAGCGATCGTGCTGAAGTATGCCGAACTTTGGAACCTGGGCGCCGATTTTGTAAACTGGCTGCATGAAGCCAACACGTTTTGCTGCAGCCTGGTCGACCGGATTGTGCCGGGGTATCCGAAGGAACGGATCGGGGAAATTACGGAAGAGCTGGGGTATGAGGACCGGTTTGTCGTTGTGGGGGAGCAGTTCCATCTGTGGGTGATCGAGGGGCCGCAATGGATCAAGGAGGAATTTCCGGCGGAGCTTGCGGGACTGCAAGTGCTGGTGGTGGACGATATGACTCCGTACCGGACCCGCAAAGTGAGAATACTGAACGGGGCGCATACCGCCTTAACCCCGGTGGCTTACCTTTACGGGCTAGACACGGTGGGCGAAAGCGTCGATCACCCGGTCGTCGGAAAATTCGTAGAGTCGCTGATTTATGACGAAATCATTCCCACCCTGGAGCTGCCGAAGGAGGAACTGCAGTCGTTCGCGGCGGCGGTGCTTGAACGGTTCCGCAATCCTTTTGTCCGCCATTACTTAATGAGCATTGCGCTGAATTCCGTGTCCAAATTCAAAACCCGGGACCTGCCGACATTGCTAACCTATTCCAAAGAGCAGGGGAAATTGCCAAGGAAGCTTACGTTTGCGTTCGCCGCGCTGCTGGCGTTCTACAAAGGAAAACGCGGCGGGGAGCCGATCGAGCTTGCGGACGACCGGGATGTGCTGGATCAATTTGCCGCATTGTGGCGGGTTTGCGACGGTTCCCGTGAAGCCGTCCGGCGTCTTGTGGCCGAGGTTCTTGCCTCGAAGGAACGCTGGGGCATGGATTTGAACGAGGTGAACGGGCTGGCCGGCCAATTGGCGGAAGATTTATATCATATCGAATCGGCAGGTATGGTACGGGCGCTGGAAGATTTGCTTGGGGCATCCGCCGGTGCCGAGCAATGA